One window of the Fusobacterium perfoetens genome contains the following:
- the uvrA gene encoding excinuclease ABC subunit UvrA: MLDKIVIKGAREHNLKNIDIEIPKNKFVVITGVSGSGKSSLAFDTIYSEGQRRYVESLSAYARQFIGQMKKPEVDSIEGLSPAISIEQKTTNKNPRSTVGTVTEIYDYMRLLFAHIGTAHCPVCGTVVDKKSVEEIVENIIEKFEEREKMTVLAPVVREKKGTHKNLFLNLVKKGFVRARVNGEILYLEDEIELDKNKKHNIEVVIDRLVLKKNDDEFVSRLTQSIEAGMEVSNGKIIINIEGTDYNYSENYACPNHEDISIPELTPRLFSFNAPYGACPECKGIGQKLEVDENKLIIDKTLSIEDGGLYVPGASSRKGWTWEMFLSMCRELDIDYTIPVEDIPKEQMDIILHGTDKKYRFDFESKDFSFHGMREFKGIVKNMERRYYETFSESAKEEIENRFMIEKECKVCHGKRLKDEVLAVTINGKNIIDICLMSVKDSLEFFNNLTLTPKQEKIAKEILKEIRERLTFMINVGLDYLSLFRPTKTLSGGESQRIRLATQIGSGLTGVLYVLDEPSIGLHQRDNDKLLSTLNRLRDLGNTLIVVEHDEDTMNQADYIFDLGPGAGEFGGNLVAYGTPAQIKKNKNSLTGKYLRGEIKIDVPEVRRTSDKFIELTGAKGNNLKNITVKIPVGVLTVVTGVSGSGKSTLINQTLFPVLFNELNKGKLYPLEYKSISGLEHIEKVIDIDQTPIGRTPRSNPATYTKIFDEIRDIFAQTKDAKLKGFSKGRFSFNVKGGRCEACQGAGIVKIEMNFLPDVYVECDVCRGKRYNKETLEVYYKGKTISDVLNMSIDEAYEFFSAVPSLEKKIKVLKDVGLGYIKLGQPATTLSGGEAQRIKLASELSKSSRGKTIYILDEPTTGLHFEDVKKLMEVLQRLVDKGNTVVIIEHNLDVIKTADYIIDIGPEGGDKGGTIVACGTPEEIAKVKKSYTGKYLKKYL, encoded by the coding sequence ATGCTTGATAAAATAGTAATAAAAGGTGCTAGAGAGCACAATCTTAAAAATATAGACATAGAAATTCCTAAAAATAAATTTGTAGTTATAACAGGAGTAAGTGGAAGTGGAAAATCTTCTCTTGCTTTTGATACGATCTATTCAGAAGGGCAGAGAAGATATGTAGAAAGTCTTTCTGCTTATGCAAGACAATTTATAGGGCAGATGAAAAAACCAGAGGTAGATTCTATTGAAGGACTTTCTCCTGCAATTTCTATTGAACAGAAAACAACAAATAAAAATCCCCGTTCAACAGTAGGAACTGTAACAGAGATTTATGACTATATGAGGCTTCTTTTTGCACATATAGGAACAGCACATTGTCCTGTCTGTGGAACAGTTGTTGATAAAAAAAGTGTTGAAGAGATAGTAGAAAATATAATAGAAAAATTTGAAGAGAGAGAAAAAATGACAGTTCTTGCTCCTGTTGTAAGGGAGAAAAAAGGAACTCATAAAAATCTTTTTTTGAATCTTGTAAAAAAAGGATTTGTAAGAGCCAGAGTAAATGGAGAAATTCTGTATCTTGAAGATGAAATAGAGCTTGATAAAAATAAAAAGCATAATATTGAAGTTGTAATAGATAGACTTGTTTTAAAGAAAAATGATGATGAATTTGTTTCAAGACTTACTCAGTCAATAGAAGCTGGAATGGAAGTTTCAAACGGAAAAATAATTATAAACATAGAAGGAACTGATTATAATTATAGTGAAAATTATGCTTGTCCAAACCATGAGGATATAAGTATACCTGAACTTACTCCAAGACTTTTTTCTTTTAATGCACCTTATGGAGCATGTCCTGAATGTAAAGGGATAGGTCAGAAACTTGAAGTTGATGAAAATAAACTTATAATTGATAAGACTCTTTCTATTGAAGACGGGGGGCTTTATGTTCCTGGAGCATCTTCAAGAAAAGGCTGGACATGGGAAATGTTTCTTTCTATGTGCAGGGAACTTGATATAGATTATACAATTCCTGTGGAAGATATTCCAAAAGAACAGATGGATATAATTCTTCATGGAACAGATAAAAAATATAGATTTGATTTTGAATCAAAAGATTTTTCTTTTCATGGGATGAGAGAATTTAAAGGTATTGTAAAAAATATGGAAAGAAGATATTATGAAACTTTTTCAGAGTCTGCTAAAGAAGAAATTGAAAATAGATTTATGATAGAAAAAGAATGTAAGGTATGTCATGGAAAAAGACTGAAAGATGAAGTCCTTGCAGTAACAATAAATGGGAAAAATATAATTGACATCTGTCTTATGAGTGTAAAAGATTCTCTTGAGTTTTTTAATAATCTTACTCTTACACCTAAGCAGGAAAAAATTGCTAAGGAAATTTTAAAAGAGATAAGAGAAAGACTTACTTTTATGATAAATGTTGGACTTGATTATCTTTCACTTTTCCGTCCAACAAAAACTCTTTCAGGGGGAGAATCTCAGAGAATAAGACTTGCTACACAAATAGGATCAGGGCTTACAGGAGTATTATATGTTCTTGATGAACCAAGTATAGGACTTCATCAAAGGGATAATGATAAGCTTCTTTCAACTCTTAACAGATTAAGAGATTTAGGAAACACTCTTATTGTAGTTGAACATGATGAAGATACTATGAATCAAGCAGACTATATATTTGATCTTGGGCCTGGAGCAGGAGAGTTTGGAGGAAATCTTGTAGCTTATGGAACACCTGCTCAGATTAAGAAAAATAAAAATTCTCTTACAGGAAAATATCTAAGAGGAGAAATAAAAATAGATGTTCCAGAAGTAAGAAGAACAAGTGATAAATTTATAGAGCTTACAGGAGCAAAAGGGAATAATCTAAAAAATATAACTGTAAAAATTCCAGTTGGAGTTCTTACAGTTGTAACAGGAGTAAGTGGAAGTGGAAAATCAACTCTTATAAATCAGACATTGTTTCCAGTTCTTTTTAATGAACTTAATAAGGGAAAACTTTATCCTTTGGAATATAAATCTATAAGTGGGCTTGAGCATATAGAAAAGGTTATTGATATAGATCAGACTCCTATTGGAAGAACTCCTCGTTCAAATCCAGCAACATATACAAAAATATTTGATGAGATAAGAGATATTTTTGCTCAGACAAAAGATGCAAAGCTTAAAGGTTTTTCAAAAGGAAGATTCTCCTTTAATGTAAAAGGTGGAAGATGTGAAGCATGTCAGGGAGCTGGAATTGTTAAGATTGAAATGAATTTCCTTCCAGATGTTTATGTTGAATGTGATGTGTGCAGAGGGAAAAGATATAATAAAGAGACTTTGGAAGTATATTATAAAGGAAAAACAATTTCAGATGTTTTAAATATGAGTATTGATGAAGCATATGAATTTTTCTCTGCTGTTCCTTCTCTTGAGAAAAAAATAAAAGTTTTAAAAGATGTGGGGCTTGGATATATAAAACTTGGACAACCTGCTACAACTCTTTCAGGGGGAGAGGCTCAGAGAATAAAACTTGCTTCAGAACTTTCAAAATCATCAAGAGGAAAAACAATATATATTCTTGATGAGCCTACAACAGGACTTCATTTTGAAGATGTAAAAAAATTAATGGAAGTTCTTCAAAGACTTGTAGACAAAGGAAATACAGTTGTAATAATAGAACATAATCTTGATGTTATAAAAACAGCTGATTATATAATTGATATAGGCCCTGAAGGAGGAGACAAAGGGGGAACTATTGTTGCCTGTGGAACTCCTGAAGAGATAGCAAAAGTTAAGAAAAGTTATACAGGAAAATATTTAAAAAAATATTTATAA
- the ruvA gene encoding Holliday junction branch migration protein RuvA, translating to MFEYLKGEVAYKKPEYLALDVNGVGYKVYISLKTYDIVSEGEIKKFFIYNYIKEDDYKLVGFLEAKERNLFEMLLSVKGIGVSLALAIMSTFDVEMIRGLVLQEDFITLKKVPKLGEKKAQQIILDLKDKLKKLDIISMEKTDDIVYTSVEDELIMALEGLGYNKKDIDKLIDKEEIKNYKNIQEAIKGTLKKIQSSKN from the coding sequence ATGTTTGAATATTTAAAAGGTGAAGTAGCATACAAAAAACCAGAGTATCTTGCTCTTGATGTAAATGGAGTGGGATATAAAGTATATATTTCACTTAAAACTTATGATATTGTATCAGAAGGAGAAATAAAAAAATTTTTTATATATAACTATATAAAAGAAGATGATTATAAGCTTGTAGGATTTCTTGAAGCAAAAGAGAGAAATCTTTTTGAAATGCTTTTAAGTGTAAAGGGAATTGGTGTTTCCCTTGCTCTTGCAATAATGTCAACTTTTGATGTAGAGATGATAAGAGGTCTTGTTCTTCAGGAAGATTTTATAACTTTGAAAAAAGTTCCAAAATTAGGAGAGAAAAAGGCTCAGCAGATTATCCTTGATCTTAAGGATAAACTTAAGAAGCTTGATATTATTTCAATGGAAAAAACAGATGACATTGTTTATACAAGTGTTGAAGATGAGCTTATCATGGCTCTTGAAGGACTTGGATACAATAAGAAAGATATTGATAAACTTATTGATAAAGAGGAAATTAAAAATTATAAAAATATTCAGGAAGCTATTAAAGGAACTCTTAAAAAAATTCAAAGTTCTAAAAATTAA
- a CDS encoding PhoH family protein, which yields MRKIFILDTNVLIHDPYSIYNFRGNDIYLPIEVIEEIDKLKQKPNTAIHARMASRVLEEIRKKGNLSEGIELPDDIFFKVEKTADLSLLPEGLKKEVIDNHIIAVVMGVKKREPERKVIFVTKDINLRIKADAVGVEVEDYSTDRVVYDDLDKGYMEIEVSKDIFDKFNKSGKVDLSELNLEFSPTPNFFFIFKCGQEETAGRVIGEKVKKFLNGDISAWGARARNQEQRFAMELLMDDNVKAVSLVGKAGTGKTLLAIAAGLEQVVERKKYSKLYIARPIIPMGKDLGFLPGNEKDKLRPWMQPIFDNIEFLSDVKGDKAGEKVITGLESMGLLKVEALTYIRGRSMPNAFIVIDEAQNLTPLEIKTIITRVGENTKIVFTGDPYQIDSAYLDANTNGLTYMADKLKDEKIAGHITLVKGERSPLAEIAAKLL from the coding sequence ATGAGAAAGATATTTATACTTGATACTAATGTGCTTATTCACGATCCTTATTCTATTTATAATTTCAGAGGAAATGATATCTATCTTCCTATTGAGGTTATAGAGGAAATAGATAAGTTAAAACAGAAGCCAAACACAGCTATTCATGCAAGAATGGCATCCAGAGTTCTTGAAGAAATCAGAAAAAAAGGAAATCTTTCTGAGGGAATAGAACTTCCTGACGACATATTTTTTAAAGTTGAAAAAACAGCTGACCTTTCTCTTCTTCCTGAAGGGCTGAAAAAAGAAGTTATTGATAATCATATAATAGCAGTTGTAATGGGAGTAAAGAAAAGAGAGCCTGAAAGAAAAGTTATATTTGTAACAAAAGATATAAATTTAAGAATAAAAGCTGATGCTGTAGGTGTTGAAGTTGAAGATTATTCAACAGACAGAGTGGTTTATGATGATCTTGATAAAGGATATATGGAAATAGAAGTTTCAAAAGATATTTTTGATAAATTTAATAAGAGTGGAAAAGTTGATTTATCAGAATTGAATTTAGAGTTTTCTCCTACTCCTAATTTCTTCTTTATTTTTAAATGTGGACAGGAAGAAACAGCTGGAAGAGTTATAGGAGAAAAAGTAAAAAAATTCCTTAATGGAGATATAAGTGCTTGGGGAGCAAGAGCAAGAAATCAGGAACAAAGATTTGCTATGGAACTTTTAATGGACGACAATGTAAAAGCTGTATCTCTTGTTGGAAAAGCAGGAACAGGAAAGACTCTTCTTGCTATAGCAGCAGGACTTGAACAAGTTGTTGAAAGAAAAAAATATTCAAAACTTTACATAGCAAGACCTATTATACCTATGGGGAAAGATTTAGGTTTCCTTCCTGGAAATGAAAAAGACAAGTTAAGACCTTGGATGCAGCCTATATTTGATAACATAGAATTTTTAAGTGATGTAAAAGGTGATAAGGCTGGTGAAAAAGTTATTACAGGACTTGAAAGTATGGGACTTTTAAAAGTTGAAGCCCTAACATATATAAGAGGAAGAAGTATGCCTAATGCTTTTATTGTAATTGATGAAGCTCAGAACCTTACTCCTCTTGAAATAAAAACTATAATAACAAGAGTTGGAGAAAATACAAAGATTGTATTTACAGGAGATCCTTACCAAATAGACAGTGCTTATCTTGATGCCAATACAAATGGACTTACTTATATGGCAGATAAATTAAAAGATGAAAAAATAGCAGGACATATTACTCTTGTTAAAGGTGAGCGTTCACCTCTTGCTGAAATAGCAGCTAAACTTTTATAG